The Drosophila sechellia strain sech25 chromosome 2L, ASM438219v1, whole genome shotgun sequence region ACCCTTGCGCTTTGGAAGTTCAACAAGTGAGTATTCCAatggatttttatttttataaatactGAATTGATCTGGAAGGTCAACAAATTTTCGTCTAATTATAATTAGGGTACGTTAGTAATAAACTAATAACACAAATCACGCTTCAAAATTGTAACCAAAACTAAATTCGCTTAAATTTGCTTGCCTTCTGATAATTGGTATCAATATTTAAAGTAAATCTAAAAAGCTTTCCCATACAGATCGTGTGTGTTATATCTTAAAAATAATGCTCAATTACGATCAACCCAATTCACAACTTTTTCCAGCAAATTTGAGACTTCTCTCAGTTGGTTGCATCGACTTCCTCTCATAAATTCATTGTTTAGTTCTGGTTTTTCTTATCACAGATGGCGGGTCTGTCTGTCCTGTCTGCTGAGATACTAAATTTGGAATTCACCTGGCCAAAAACACAGAAGGGCATTCGCATGAGTGGATTAGGCAGAGTATGATATGATGATTATGAGATTGTTAGACTTTGATGGGGACTCAAAAGCAGgcacatataaatatatattcgtaGGTTTATGCTGGTTCGATAGGATGCCATGCCCAAGTCAAACTTCGGCAGGCGTAGTTAGTCTTCGTCCTGCAGATCTTCCAGGACGTCCACATCGTATAGGTTCACCAGCAGCTGGCCGTACTGGCTGCTGTGCTGGAGCGCCTCCTCTGGAGCGAAATACTTCTCGCTCTGCTCCCGCAAGCGGTGCAGCTGTGTGGCGCCATCGATGTGAACTCCATTGGCTATCAATTGCTGCATGTAGTTGGCATCGATGTGGGCATTGCGGGTATCGTTGGGTAACTTTACTGGCAGCTTTCGGTGGTTGGAGCTCTGCAGCAGGAGCACAATCTGCTCGGGGGGCAGGCACAGCTCGCAGTTCCAGCCGCCGTAGTGGTTGAGATCGCCCAGTGTGCTGCTCGCCAACCGGTGCAGGCGGTGGGCATCCAGTTGGGCACTGTGCAGGTGCCCCAAGGAACTTATCACCCCATTTAGGAGGGTCTTCTTCGGATGCTGCCAGTAGAATCCATACACATTGTACTTCAAACGGAATTTCAGCGGCAGCACATCCTTGGCATAGTACTTTAGAAACTTGAGAGCTGCTGGCGCGTAGACCGTTCCACTGTCCCCGTGGAGCAGAAGATCCTGCGCCTGCATTTGGACACCACATTGCTGCCACAGCTGCCGTCTGAAGTGACTGTAGGCCATtgagctgctgcagttgctctcGGAGGAGCAGCGAAGTAGTGTGTAGCTCGTTTGGCTGCCCAGCATGCTCTCCAGACTCCGCTCCTTGCTGCCGTTGCTCACATAGTATATAAGAAAGTAGTCAACAACCTCGATGAGCGCTCGAATTTGCAGCTCCAAGAGCTCCAGACTTAGGTGGTCCCAGGCGCCCAGTTCCAGCATATAGAACAGGCGGTGCAGGGAAGTAGAACTGGCCTCGACCAGTTGAAGCGGTGTGCTTCCGCCTCGTTTACTGGCCCGATTGGAGGTCATCAGTGCTCGCCATATGATCTCCGGCTGGCCGCAATCTCTGCCGTGCCAGCCACTTTCACATCTGCACTGCGGCGGCGCCATCAGATAGTCCACATCGTTGAGCCGCTGGCTCTCATTGATGGTACCCTCGCGATAGCACCAGAGGTTTGGGGTTAGACCCATTTCCGCGTCCACATAGGCGGGCACGTTGTAGTCGGGCAGGTGGGATTCGTTCAGTCGTTCCGGTTTCATTTGGTAAAAGTCCCTGTCGTAGCGGTTCACATTCTCCTGCTGATGCGGACAGTGGGTTCCGCCCACAAGGGCCATTTTCTCTATAGGGGCTTCACCGCTGGCCACGAAGTTCACCCGTCCGCCAAGCTGGTCCATTGCACCGCGCTGCTGTGACTCCTGGCCACGACTCATCTGCAGCAGCCATATGCAGCCGATAAATCCCACctgcagcaccagcaccaacCAGAGCACCAGCTTCTTGGTGATGGCCAGCCGTCCAACCCCGGCTACCGGTGTCTGGTTGTAGGTGGCCAGGATTGTGCTTCTCACCATGGTCACTGGTTCACTTTCTGCAGTTTATCCTGCTCATTCCGTTTCGTTTTTTCGTACTTTTCACGCTTTTCTTTCGCTGGCAAACACGCCCAAAAATTTTACGGCACCCCTCAACTCCCCCGCACAGCTGACGCAAATGTCCTCAGTCAGCTGTTCGCCGTTGCAGTTGTAATCTGGCTGTTTTGCTTCGATGGGCCTTACAACACTGGTTGTTACTGTTATCGGATTATTAAGGATATTATTTGAAACTTAAATATACGTTATAATCTCTTATCGTtatcttaaatttaataattatcattttcaaaaaataaacctTATATGTGATAAAACTAGGATGATAATGTAAAATCCTATTTTTTTTACTCCTTTTGACTAACTTTTGGTTTGTAATATAATTTCTGTCTTACCTATTTTTCAGATATCCATCGCAGGTGTTTGTTGGGGACACCTACTGCTACTTTGCCGGCATGACTTTCGCCGTGGTTGGCATCCTGGGCCACTTCAGCAAGACGCTGCTGCTCTTTTTTCTGCCGCAGATCCTAAATTTCCTGTACTCCACGCCGCAGCTGTTCCACTTTGTGCCATGTCCGCGTCACCGGCTGCCCAAGTACGACAGCAAGACGGATCTGCTCCACATCAGCACCACGGAGTTCCGCCTGGATGATCTCAATGCTCCGGGTCGCCTGATGGTCACAGTATTGCGGAACTTGCGACTGATTAGCTGGCATACCAAAGCGGACGGAGTTGTAAGGACCAACAACTTTACGCTCATTAACTTCGTCCTCGTCGTTTTCGGACCTGTCCACGAGCGAGTGGTCACCCAGATGTTGATGGGTTTCCAGGTGCTGTGCACACTGATTGCCCTGACCATACGATATCCCCTGGCCAACTACTTCTATGCGAAAACGTAGCCCTCGATACCATGATTCTTCGATTCTGATATTTATTGTAGTAAGCCTTTGCTAAGTTAACTATACAAACagaatacatttatttaatgcCTACACAAAATATTTCCCGAACATAATTCGTAAGTAAAAATCTGTACTTCACTCGGCAATAAAGAACCGAAAGGAGCAAGTTAACTCAAAATCATCACCATGGCCATGAGCGAAATGTCCGAGGAGGACCTGTCGGCGCCCGAGGAAGAGGAGGATTTGGGACCCAATATAGGCGTAAGTTCCCAAATGCATGAGTTTCGTTGTAGCACTTTATGTGCTTTGAGTTCTTCCTACTTCAAAAGAAATAACTTTTTTATGGCGTAACTTTAATCTAAACATTCTAGTAACCGTTTTGAGTTAGCAAGGAGCtcaatttaaacaaatatctATAATAATCCTCCATCCCAGCTCTACATAGGCGGTCGAAATGCTGCAGGACAGAGACAAGGTAGAGGTTGGGCCATCCTGCCCAACGGAGATCAGTATGATGGGAACTACAGGAAGGGTCGCCGTCACGGCATCGGGGTGTACGTGTTCAAGGATGGATCACGGTACTACGGACAGTATCGCTGCGGGAAGCGTTGTGGGCGCGGCATCTTCATCTATCCGGACGGATCCGTGTACGAGGGCAACTGGCGAAAGAACTTGAAGCACGGCAAGGGGCGGTACAAGTATGTGAATGGGGACAACTATTCGGGTGACTGGTTCAAGGGTCAGCGTCATGGGGTGGGCATCTATCACTTTAACAGCGGAACGGATGGCTGCTGCCTGTCCGTCAGAATGAAGGCCACCTGGAACAGCAACATGCGAACGGGTCCCTTTGAGCTGTATATCGGCAATGAGGACAAGTGCACAATACTTCATGGAATTTGGGATTCCCTGTACCCGAGTGGACCGGCCGTGTTTAGCTTCAACAATCGATACCTCCTGCTGGGCTATTTCCTGCCCGCCAGTTACAACATGAAGGCGATCAGCAACGAAGACGAGATGGAGGACGCCgaggagcgcttggaggaCGAGATGGGTGAAGCGGAGCCAATGGAACCAACACTATGGTTCGCCCAGGAGATGGCCGTGTATGACTTTTCGTTGCTGCCACAGGAGCCA contains the following coding sequences:
- the LOC6617810 gene encoding radial spoke head 1 homolog; this translates as MAMSEMSEEDLSAPEEEEDLGPNIGLYIGGRNAAGQRQGRGWAILPNGDQYDGNYRKGRRHGIGVYVFKDGSRYYGQYRCGKRCGRGIFIYPDGSVYEGNWRKNLKHGKGRYKYVNGDNYSGDWFKGQRHGVGIYHFNSGTDGCCLSVRMKATWNSNMRTGPFELYIGNEDKCTILHGIWDSLYPSGPAVFSFNNRYLLLGYFLPASYNMKAISNEDEMEDAEERLEDEMGEAEPMEPTLWFAQEMAVYDFSLLPQEPVPLAISDSELSVCSLSTEPSMRSEEKISWYGEGEEAEGEEGGEMECFPCECDLTDVSEVETESEVCKIDANPCCIEILKQPECPDP
- the LOC6617809 gene encoding beta-1,4-mannosyl-glycoprotein 4-beta-N-acetylglucosaminyltransferase; the protein is MVRSTILATYNQTPVAGVGRLAITKKLVLWLVLVLQVGFIGCIWLLQMSRGQESQQRGAMDQLGGRVNFVASGEAPIEKMALVGGTHCPHQQENVNRYDRDFYQMKPERLNESHLPDYNVPAYVDAEMGLTPNLWCYREGTINESQRLNDVDYLMAPPQCRCESGWHGRDCGQPEIIWRALMTSNRASKRGGSTPLQLVEASSTSLHRLFYMLELGAWDHLSLELLELQIRALIEVVDYFLIYYVSNGSKERSLESMLGSQTSYTLLRCSSESNCSSSMAYSHFRRQLWQQCGVQMQAQDLLLHGDSGTVYAPAALKFLKYYAKDVLPLKFRLKYNVYGFYWQHPKKTLLNGVISSLGHLHSAQLDAHRLHRLASSTLGDLNHYGGWNCELCLPPEQIVLLLQSSNHRKLPVKLPNDTRNAHIDANYMQQLIANGVHIDGATQLHRLREQSEKYFAPEEALQHSSQYGQLLVNLYDVDVLEDLQDED